From Erigeron canadensis isolate Cc75 chromosome 8, C_canadensis_v1, whole genome shotgun sequence, one genomic window encodes:
- the LOC122578485 gene encoding synaptotagmin-1-like: protein MGIISTILGFSGFGIGVSAGLVIGYYLFIYFQPTDVKDPVIRPLVERDSDTLQSMLPEIPLWVKNPDFDRVDWLNKFIELMWPYLDKAICKTAKDIAKPIIAEQIPKYKIDEVEFETLTLGSLPPTFQGMKVYVTDEKELIMEPSLKWAGNPNVAIVAKAFGLKATVQVVDLQVFAAPRITLKPLVPSFPCFAKICVSLMEKPHVDFGLKLFGADLMSIPGLYRFVQEQIKDQVANMYLWPRTLEVQILDPSKALKKPVGILHVKVLKALKLKKKDLLGASDPYVKIKLTESKLPSKKTTVKHKNLNPEWNEEFNMVVKDPESQAVEFQVYDWEQVGKHDKMGMNVVPLKDLKPDEPKVVTLDLLKNMDLNDSQNEKSRGQIVAELLYKPFKDEEMPAFEEAGAVPKASEGTPAGGGELVVRVHEAQDVEGKHHTNPYVRILFKGEEKKTKHIKKNRDPRWDEEFKFVLEEPPVNDKLHVEVASASSRIGLLHPKESLGYIDISLGDVVHNKRINEKYHLIDSRNGKIQIELQWRTVS from the exons ATGGGTATAATCAGTACTATATTGGGTTTTTCTGGATTTGGAATTGGTGTTTCTGCTGGTCTTGTTATTGGCTATTATCTTTTCATCTATTTTCAGCCTACAGATGTTAAG GATCCCGTTATTCGTCCTTTGGTCGAACGTGACTCTGATACTTTGCAAAGTATGCTTCCCGAGATACCTTTGTGGGTAAAGAACCCGGATTTTGATCGG GTTGATTGGCTTAACAAGTTCATCGAGCTCATGTGGCCATATCTTGACAAG GCAATATGCAAGACTGCAAAGGATATTGCAAAGCCCATTATTGCTGAGCAAATTCCCAAGTATAAAATTGATGAGGTTGAGTTCGAGACTCTTACCTTAGGGTCTTTGCCACCAACATTTCAAG GGATGAAGGTCTATGTTACTGACGAGAAGGAGCTGATCATGGAACCATCCCTAAAATGGGCTGGAAATCCTAATGTTGCCATTGTTGCTAAAGCTTTTGGCTTAAAAGCAACTGTTCAG GTGGTGGATTTACAAGTCTTTGCAGCACCTCGTATTACACTAAAACCACTTGTTCCCAGCTTTCCTTGCTTTGCTAAAATCTGTGTTTCTCTCATGGAGAAG CCACATGTTGATTTTGGGCTCAAGCTTTTCGGGGCTGACCTTATGTCAATTCCTGGATTGTATAGGTTTGTCCAG GAACAAATTAAAGATCAAGTTGCCAACATGTATCTTTGGCCTAGAACTCTAGAAGTGCAAATATTGGATCCATCCAA AGCCTTGAAGAAACCGGTGGGAATACTTCATGTGAAGGTTTTAAAAGCATTGAAGCTGAAAAAGAAAGATCTCTTGGGTGCTTCTGACCCTTATGTGAAGATAAAGCTCACTGAAAGTAAGCTTCCATCAAAGAAGACAACTGTAAAGCATAAGAATTTGAATCCAGAATGGAATGAGGAATTCAATATGGTCGTTAAAGATCCGGAGTCACAAGCTGTAGAGTTCCAAGTATATGATTGGGAACAG GTTGGCAAGCATGACAAGATGGGGATGAACGTGGTTCCTTTGAAGGATCTTAAGCCTGATGAACCCAAGGTCGTTACACTTGATCTCTTAAAGAATATGGATCTTAACGATTCTCAAAACGAGAAATCACGAGGCCAAATTGTGGCAGAATTGTTATATAAACCTTTTAAGGATGAAGAGATGCCAGCTTTTGAAGAAGCCGGTGCTGTTCCAAAAGCATCTGAAGGAACACCTGCAGGTGGCGGTGAACTTGTGGTTAGAGTTCATGAAGCTCAAGATGTCGAAGGAAAACATCACACTAATCCTTATGTCCGAATCCTCTTTAAAGGAGAGGAGAAGAAAACAAAG CATATAAAAAAGAATCGTGATCCAAGATGGGATGAAGAGTTCAAGTTCGTACTAGAGGAACCACCTGTGAATGATAAATTGCACGTGGAAGTTGCTAGTGCCTCGTCCAGGATTGGCCTACTCCATCCTAAG GAATCATTGGGTTACATCGATATTAGTCTTGGGGATGTTGTGCATAACAAAAGGATCAACGAAAAGTACCATCTTATTGATTCAAGGAACGGGAAAATCCAAATCGAGCTGCAGTGGAGGACTGTTTCTTGA
- the LOC122609751 gene encoding L-ascorbate peroxidase 3-like, with translation MAAMPIVDTEYLKEIEKARRELRALISNKNCAPIMLRLAWHDAGTYDVNTKTGGPNGSIRTEEEYSHGSNNGLKIAIDFCEEIKSKHPKITYADLYQLAGVVAVEVTGGPTVDFVPGRKDSKISPKEGRLPNATKGAPHLRDIFYRMGLSDKDIVALSGGHTLGRAHPERSGFEGPWTREPLKFDNSYFVELLKGNSEDLLKLPTDIALLDDPAFRPYVDLYAKDEDAFFNDYAVSHKKLSELGFTPSSSKKIKDSVVLAQSAVGVVVAAAVVILSYVYEVRKKSK, from the exons ATGGCGGCCATGCCAATAGTAGACACTGAATACCTTAAAGAGATTGAAAAAGCTCGCCGTGAACTCCGTGCTCTCATCTCCAACAAAAATTGCGCTCCCATCATGCTTCGATTAGC GTGGCATGATGCTGGAACATATGATGTTAACACAAAAACCGGAGGTCCGAATGGTTCGATTCGGACCGAAGAAGAGTACAGCCATGGTTCTAATAATGGATTGAAAATTGCTATTGATTTTTGTG AAGAAATAAAGTCCAAACATCCAAAGATTACGTATGCAGATCTATACCAG CTTGCAGGCGTTGTTGCTGTGGAGGTTACTGGTGGCCCTACTGTTGACTTTGTTCCTGGGCGAAAG gaTTCAAAGATCTCTCCTAAGGAAGGCAGACTCCCAAATGCAACCAAAG GTGCACCACACCTGAGGGACATATTTTACCGCATGGGTTTATCTGACAAGGATATTGTGGCGCTGTCAGGAGGACACACTCTG GGAAGAGCACATCCAGAAAGATCAGGCTTTGAGGGTCCTTGGACTAGGGAGCCACTCAAATTCGATAATTCATATTTTGT GGAACTTCTAAAAGGAAATTCAGAAGACCTTTTAAAACTTCCTACTGACATCGCATTGCTGGATGATCCTGCTTTCCGCCCTTATGTTGACCTGTATGCTAAG GATGAAGATGCATTCTTTAATGATTATGCAGTTTCACACAAGAAACTGTCTGAATTAGGATTCACCCCAAGTTCCTCCAAAAAAATCAAGGACAGTGTTGTATTGGCACAAAGCGCAGTCGGGGTTGTCGTTGCTGCTGCCGTGGTGATACTCAGTTATGTTTACGAAGTCCGTAAAAAATCCAAGTGA